A DNA window from Microtus ochrogaster isolate Prairie Vole_2 unplaced genomic scaffold, MicOch1.0 UNK13, whole genome shotgun sequence contains the following coding sequences:
- the LOC101984710 gene encoding ubiquitin-conjugating enzyme E2 2-like gives MFHPNLEAISLKRIQKELLAMSQDPLSQCSAGPVAENMFHWKATIMGPKDSPYEGGVFFLNIHFPTTYPFKPPKISFITQIYHPNIDQNGSIFLDILGSEWSPTITVSEVLLSIHSLLCNPNPDLPLVPEIAKVYHTDLKQYEKLAREWTKKYAM, from the coding sequence atgtttcatCCTAATTTAGAGGCAATTTCTCTTAAGAGAATACAGAAGGAGTTACTTGCCATGTCTCAAGATCCTCTGTCACAGTGTTCTGCAGGGCCAGTGGCAGAAAACATGTTTCATTGGAAAGCAACCATAATGGGGCCCAAAGACAGCCCCTACGAGGGAGGGGTATTTTTCCTAAACATTCACTTTCCAACCACTTATCCCTTTAAGCCTcccaaaatttcatttattactCAAATCTACCATCCAAATATTGACCAAAATGGAAGCATCTTTCTAGATATTTTGGGTTCTGAGTGGTCACCCACAATTACTGTTTCCGAAGTTCTTCTTTCTATCCATTCTCTACTGTGTAATCCAAATCCAGATCTTCCACTGGTTCCTGAAATTGCGAAGGTCTACCACACGGATTTAAAACAGTATGAAAAATTGGCTCGGGAGTGGACAAAAAAATATGCAATGTAA